In a single window of the Raphanus sativus cultivar WK10039 chromosome 9, ASM80110v3, whole genome shotgun sequence genome:
- the LOC108824118 gene encoding dehydrin Rab18 has translation MASYQNRPGAQATDEYGNPIQQLDEFGNPIGGRGYGTGGGVGATGGGGYGTGGGATGGTYGTGGEGYGVGSGALGAGAGGRHHGQEQLHKESGGGGLGGMLHRSGSGSSSSSEDDGHGGRRKKKGITDKIKEKLPGHHDQSGQSQGMGMGTTTGYDEGGYVGERHEKKGMMEKIKEKLPGGGGGHH, from the exons atgGCGTCTTACCAGAACAGACCCGGAGCTCAGGCCACTGACGAGTACGGAAATCCGATCCAGCAGCTGGACGAGTTTGGAAACCCGATTGGCGGTAGAGGATATGGGACAGGTGGTGGTGTAGGAGCTACCGGAGGAGGAGGTTACGGAACAGGTGGAGGAGCCACTGGTGGAACTTACGGGACAGGTGGTGAAGGATACGGGGTTGGATCTGGAGCATTGGGAGCTGGCGCAGGAGGTAGACACCACGGCCAAGAGCAACTCCATAAGGaaagtggtggtggtggcttgGGAGGAATGCTTCACCGCTCTGGATCCGGATCCAGCTCTAGCTCG GAGGATGATGGACACGGtgggaggaggaagaagaagggaaTAACAGATAAGATCAAGGAGAAGTTGCCAGGTCACCATGATCAGTCTGGTCAATCTCAAGGCATGGGGATGGGAACTACCACCGGTTATGACGAGGGAGGCTATGTCGGTGAACGCCACGAGAAGAAGGGAATGATGGAAAAGATCAAGGAAAAGCTTCCCGGCGGCGGTGGTGGTCATCATTAA